Proteins from a single region of Murdochiella vaginalis:
- a CDS encoding oxaloacetate decarboxylase, giving the protein MVNIQAKKFRKLLSENEFLTLPGVYDCLSAKIAEESKFPALFLSGGALAYSRIGRPDIGFLSLADFADAITHITSTVTIPLVADADAGFGNAIHAANTGKMYEQLGCAGLQIDDKVLPALRPDKDEILDWDFVAPKIKAIRAAVSEEFVLIYRTCANLYGYGIDESISRINAAKEAGADYAYVDGIKSMEELKRVAKEAKIPLMVNLNEKGYVGGNVPPKDVAALGFSIGLFPISSMLAASEAMFEVLGELAQSGSTLAVRNRMTDPPTKVHAMMGQFSLVEEFIPYY; this is encoded by the coding sequence ATGGTAAATATTCAGGCAAAAAAGTTTCGAAAACTGCTTTCGGAAAACGAATTCCTAACACTTCCCGGTGTATATGATTGCTTGTCGGCAAAGATAGCCGAAGAGTCGAAATTTCCTGCACTTTTTCTTTCCGGTGGAGCATTGGCTTATAGCCGTATTGGTAGACCGGATATTGGTTTTTTAAGCTTAGCTGACTTTGCCGATGCAATTACGCATATTACGAGCACCGTTACAATTCCACTTGTCGCCGATGCGGATGCCGGATTCGGTAACGCGATTCATGCAGCCAACACAGGAAAAATGTATGAACAGCTCGGATGCGCCGGTTTGCAAATTGACGATAAGGTTCTGCCTGCGCTTCGTCCGGATAAGGACGAAATTTTAGATTGGGATTTTGTTGCACCGAAAATCAAAGCAATTCGCGCAGCAGTTAGTGAAGAATTTGTTTTGATTTATCGCACATGCGCAAACCTTTATGGATATGGAATCGATGAATCCATTTCTCGTATTAACGCGGCAAAAGAAGCGGGAGCAGATTATGCCTACGTAGATGGGATTAAGTCCATGGAAGAGTTGAAACGTGTAGCAAAGGAAGCAAAGATTCCGTTGATGGTAAACTTAAACGAAAAAGGCTATGTAGGAGGAAATGTTCCGCCAAAAGATGTTGCCGCGCTTGGTTTCAGCATCGGTTTATTTCCCATTTCTTCTATGTTGGCGGCTTCTGAAGCGATGTTTGAGGTTTTAGGGGAATTGGCTCAATCCGGATCGACATTGGCCGTTCGCAATCGAATGACTGATCCACCTACAAAGGTGCATGCGATGATGGGACAGTTTTCTTTGGTTGAGGAATTTATACCGTACTATTAA
- a CDS encoding helix-turn-helix domain-containing protein, whose protein sequence is MSISIIQSKFTSLLEPDRIASYDQETNHETTMMLIHSMSRFLYVTEGKATIRINGKDYSMMPGTMIAILPWDVTQITAIEKPVTYERIIYNLNFINLYLRSDYNPNKQFFALWHRMRQHPVIHANKEEARRIHSAIERLRNEVGVESVFSDQQDKRPKEMFSEMYTVSLIIELLVLFVRALEDADERKKASYVVKPANASDSSFFIGDLLNFLYSHLQEKITLERLNKIFFVSQSTISKRLKETLGYTFQELITSMRIYKAMDLLTYTDFSLQEIAKLVGMNDAAHLVHSFEAMEDMTPNEFCTNFTSAIERKTHLKASESSSALEVVNDILNNYQNPLLTPQAIAEKHQLSLVELNRITLYYVERSATEFIASLRINRASELLLRSELPVTEIAMIVGFKTLKTFYRYFRKTFDTSPTDFRKRVHFQQADGSVEMGE, encoded by the coding sequence ATGAGTATCAGTATCATTCAATCCAAATTCACGTCGTTGCTCGAACCCGACCGTATCGCAAGCTATGATCAGGAAACCAATCACGAAACGACGATGATGCTCATTCACAGTATGAGCCGTTTTCTCTATGTCACGGAAGGAAAGGCGACAATTCGTATTAACGGCAAAGATTACAGCATGATGCCGGGAACGATGATCGCAATTCTCCCCTGGGATGTGACACAGATTACCGCTATTGAAAAACCGGTTACGTATGAGCGGATCATTTATAATTTGAATTTCATTAACCTCTATCTACGCTCCGACTATAATCCGAACAAACAGTTTTTTGCACTCTGGCATCGCATGCGGCAACATCCGGTTATTCATGCGAATAAGGAAGAAGCGCGAAGGATTCATAGCGCAATTGAACGGCTGCGAAACGAAGTCGGTGTAGAAAGTGTGTTTTCCGATCAGCAGGACAAGCGTCCGAAAGAGATGTTCAGCGAAATGTATACGGTATCGTTGATTATTGAGCTTCTTGTGCTCTTTGTTCGTGCTTTGGAAGATGCTGACGAGAGAAAGAAAGCATCCTACGTGGTAAAACCTGCCAATGCAAGCGATTCCTCATTTTTTATCGGTGATCTCTTGAACTTTCTTTATAGCCATTTGCAAGAAAAAATTACGTTGGAACGGCTGAACAAGATATTCTTTGTCAGCCAATCCACCATTTCGAAACGCCTGAAAGAGACACTGGGCTATACCTTCCAGGAGCTCATCACATCGATGCGCATTTACAAAGCGATGGACCTATTAACCTATACCGATTTCAGTCTCCAGGAGATTGCTAAGCTCGTGGGCATGAATGATGCAGCGCATCTTGTACATTCCTTCGAAGCTATGGAGGACATGACGCCCAATGAATTTTGCACCAATTTCACATCTGCCATTGAGCGCAAAACGCATCTGAAGGCTTCGGAATCCTCCTCTGCGCTGGAAGTGGTGAATGACATTTTGAATAACTATCAAAATCCTTTGCTCACGCCGCAGGCGATCGCCGAAAAGCATCAGCTTTCGCTTGTGGAGCTCAACCGCATCACGCTTTACTATGTGGAGCGATCCGCTACAGAATTCATTGCCTCGTTACGTATTAATCGCGCTTCCGAGCTGCTTTTGCGTTCTGAATTGCCTGTCACGGAAATTGCTATGATCGTCGGGTTTAAAACCCTCAAAACCTTCTACCGTTACTTCCGCAAAACCTTCGACACCTCCCCCACCGATTTTCGAAAACGGGTTCATTTTCAGCAGGCAGATGGTAGCGTGGAAATGGGAGAATGA
- a CDS encoding YfcC family protein: MAEMNTQPNAETMPAKKKRHSLSAFTILVIILAVLCVISVFLNGAQISDSIINSLDPDKYGELLDTVKGGEHVQVVAAQLKDFVMAIPNGFTDASDLLMFIVALGGFLNVVMKTGALEAGVNALVHKMHGKEEILIVVLMFLFSLGGTTYGMAEETIGFYAFITSAMVIAGFDSIVALATVLVGSAAGCLGSTINPFATGVAIGGLNAIGIEPNSGLIYLIGAILWLAVIAIAIAFTLRYAKKVKKDKGSTILSLQEQETMREHFGEEDPNAKIEFTGRHKAILCVFALMFVVMIASLISYQDLNFGGDEDAYLAAFGWSDFLTGKPLGWWYFLELAAWFIIGSIVIALIGGYSEHSYIETFIDGSKDLLSVGIIIAVSRGITVVMGKTHMDFWILDQCTRMLQGVPGAVFVPLSLVVYILLSFLVPSTSGLAGLSIPVMGGLAAQLGFNPNIMVNIFTAGSGVVNMATPTSGVVMGGVAAARVEYATYLKWVFKLLIIIAVACAIILTVAEMIF; this comes from the coding sequence ATGGCTGAAATGAATACCCAGCCGAATGCCGAGACGATGCCCGCAAAAAAGAAACGTCATTCTCTATCGGCCTTTACCATCCTTGTCATTATTCTTGCCGTTCTTTGTGTAATTTCGGTTTTCTTGAACGGCGCACAGATCAGCGATTCCATTATCAACTCGCTGGATCCCGATAAATATGGGGAATTATTGGATACCGTGAAAGGCGGCGAGCATGTTCAGGTCGTTGCTGCCCAACTAAAAGACTTCGTGATGGCCATCCCGAACGGCTTTACCGATGCTTCCGACCTCTTGATGTTCATCGTTGCCCTCGGTGGCTTCCTGAATGTCGTCATGAAAACCGGTGCTCTGGAAGCGGGTGTCAATGCCCTGGTTCACAAGATGCATGGCAAAGAAGAAATTCTTATCGTCGTCCTGATGTTCCTGTTCTCCTTGGGTGGAACCACCTACGGTATGGCGGAGGAAACGATCGGTTTCTATGCCTTTATTACATCGGCCATGGTTATCGCCGGGTTTGACTCGATTGTGGCGCTCGCTACGGTTCTAGTCGGTTCTGCTGCCGGTTGCTTGGGCTCGACGATCAACCCGTTTGCTACAGGCGTTGCCATTGGCGGATTGAATGCGATCGGCATTGAGCCGAACAGCGGTTTGATCTACCTCATCGGTGCCATCCTCTGGCTGGCGGTCATCGCGATTGCCATCGCCTTTACGCTTCGATATGCGAAGAAGGTGAAGAAGGATAAAGGATCGACGATTCTTTCCCTGCAGGAGCAGGAAACCATGCGTGAACACTTCGGCGAAGAAGATCCGAATGCGAAAATCGAATTCACTGGTCGTCATAAGGCTATCCTTTGCGTCTTCGCATTGATGTTCGTCGTGATGATTGCCTCCCTGATTTCGTATCAGGATCTCAACTTCGGTGGTGACGAAGATGCTTACCTAGCCGCTTTCGGCTGGAGCGATTTCTTAACTGGTAAGCCGCTCGGCTGGTGGTACTTCTTGGAACTGGCTGCTTGGTTTATCATTGGTTCCATCGTTATCGCTCTTATTGGTGGCTACAGTGAGCACAGCTACATCGAGACGTTCATTGATGGCTCGAAAGACCTTCTTTCCGTCGGTATCATTATCGCGGTTTCCCGTGGTATCACCGTTGTTATGGGCAAGACACACATGGACTTCTGGATACTCGATCAGTGCACCCGCATGCTGCAAGGCGTTCCGGGCGCGGTCTTTGTTCCGCTGTCCCTCGTGGTCTACATCCTGTTGAGCTTCTTGGTTCCGTCGACTTCCGGTCTTGCCGGTTTGTCCATCCCGGTTATGGGCGGCCTCGCTGCACAACTTGGATTTAACCCGAACATCATGGTCAATATCTTCACCGCTGGTTCCGGTGTCGTCAATATGGCAACCCCGACCTCTGGTGTTGTTATGGGTGGTGTCGCCGCGGCACGTGTCGAGTATGCAACCTACCTCAAGTGGGTCTTCAAGCTGCTCATCATCATTGCTGTGGCTTGCGCGATCATTCTGACCGTAGCGGAAATGATTTTCTAA
- the arcC gene encoding carbamate kinase, with translation MTKKRIVVALGGNALGNTPSEQLELVKQTAKTIVDLAESCDVIIGHGNGPQVGMINNAMSFSAEHGGNTPIMPFPECGAMSQGYIGYHLMQSIQAELAARKMSDRKVACVVTQVVVDEKDPAFQKPSKPIGSFMDKETADKLAAETGYTFVEDAGRGYRRVVASPLPKKIVELGVVKQLVDLGDIVITVGGGGIPVVEEQGAYRGVPAVIDKDRSSSRLALDIDADMLVILTAVDQVAVNFNKPDQKAIDSMNVEQAKEYIAQGQFAPGSMLPKIEACLDYVQQREGGKALITSLAKAKDALEGKTGTVITR, from the coding sequence ATGACTAAAAAACGGATTGTGGTTGCTTTAGGCGGCAACGCACTGGGCAACACGCCGAGCGAACAGCTTGAACTGGTGAAACAGACGGCAAAGACCATTGTCGATCTCGCCGAAAGCTGCGATGTCATTATCGGACACGGCAACGGCCCCCAAGTGGGCATGATCAACAATGCGATGTCGTTTTCGGCGGAACACGGCGGCAATACGCCTATTATGCCTTTCCCGGAATGTGGTGCGATGAGCCAGGGCTACATCGGCTATCATTTGATGCAATCCATTCAGGCGGAATTGGCTGCGCGCAAGATGAGCGATCGTAAAGTTGCCTGTGTTGTTACACAGGTTGTCGTTGATGAAAAGGATCCGGCGTTCCAAAAGCCGAGCAAGCCGATTGGCAGTTTCATGGATAAAGAAACGGCGGATAAGCTGGCTGCAGAAACGGGTTATACGTTTGTCGAAGATGCCGGCCGCGGATATCGTCGCGTGGTAGCCAGCCCGCTTCCAAAAAAAATTGTCGAATTGGGAGTTGTCAAACAGCTTGTTGATCTGGGCGATATCGTCATTACAGTCGGTGGCGGTGGTATTCCGGTGGTAGAAGAGCAGGGCGCCTATCGTGGCGTACCGGCGGTTATTGATAAAGATCGTTCCTCTTCTCGCTTAGCGCTCGATATTGATGCGGACATGCTCGTTATTCTTACCGCAGTCGATCAAGTTGCGGTAAACTTTAATAAACCGGATCAAAAAGCGATCGACTCGATGAACGTCGAGCAGGCGAAAGAGTACATTGCGCAGGGACAATTTGCTCCGGGATCCATGCTTCCGAAAATTGAGGCATGCTTGGATTACGTCCAACAACGTGAAGGCGGCAAGGCGCTGATCACGTCTCTCGCGAAAGCAAAAGATGCATTGGAAGGAAAGACGGGCACGGTTATTACACGATAG
- a CDS encoding arginine deiminase, with the protein MKPIQVTSEIQPLRKVLVHRPGEELKYLTPDTLAELLFDDIPDLVKAQKEHDAFTDILRKEGVEVVYLEDLMAETLDANEGLREKFIDEYLDDAGIYTETYHKILKNFFAGIKDTKEFVMKTMAGVSFKELGDIETNFLIDELEHPYLLVNPMPNLYFTRDPFASVGNGAVINKMFSVTRNRETIYADYIFKYHPEYKGQVKDLYGRHNHFHIEGGDVFNVDEKTLFVGISQRTTADAIQKLAMNLFFETEGNKIERIFAFNIPVSRAFMHLDTVFTMIDHDAFTYHPGITATLRVFELTKDEAKHDVKIEEHKGSLGEILAGILGIEKVRLFPCGGGDDMAAEREQWTDGSNTLTLSPGKIVVYKRNFETNKSLKEAGFEVIELDADNLTVGRGGPRCMSMPLIREN; encoded by the coding sequence ATGAAACCCATTCAAGTTACAAGTGAGATTCAGCCCCTTAGGAAGGTCCTGGTCCATCGTCCGGGCGAAGAACTGAAATACCTTACACCGGATACGCTCGCGGAATTGCTCTTCGACGATATTCCGGATTTAGTAAAAGCGCAAAAAGAACATGATGCGTTCACCGACATCCTTCGCAAAGAAGGCGTGGAGGTAGTTTACCTTGAAGATTTAATGGCGGAAACCCTGGATGCAAACGAGGGCCTTCGCGAGAAATTTATCGATGAATACTTGGATGATGCCGGTATCTATACCGAAACCTATCATAAGATTCTCAAAAACTTCTTTGCCGGTATCAAAGACACCAAAGAGTTTGTCATGAAGACTATGGCTGGTGTTTCCTTCAAAGAATTGGGCGACATCGAAACCAACTTCCTGATTGACGAATTGGAACATCCTTACCTTCTCGTCAATCCGATGCCGAACCTCTACTTCACGCGCGATCCGTTCGCCTCGGTTGGCAACGGTGCTGTGATTAATAAAATGTTTTCCGTAACCCGCAACCGTGAGACCATCTATGCGGATTACATCTTCAAATATCATCCGGAATACAAGGGACAGGTCAAAGACCTCTACGGACGTCACAATCACTTCCACATTGAGGGCGGAGACGTCTTCAACGTAGATGAAAAAACACTGTTCGTTGGTATTTCTCAGCGTACGACGGCCGACGCCATCCAGAAATTGGCCATGAACCTCTTCTTCGAAACGGAAGGCAATAAGATCGAGCGCATCTTCGCATTCAATATTCCGGTATCCCGTGCATTCATGCACCTTGACACCGTCTTCACGATGATCGATCACGATGCTTTTACGTATCATCCGGGCATCACCGCAACACTGCGCGTGTTCGAACTGACGAAAGACGAAGCAAAACATGACGTCAAAATCGAAGAACACAAGGGTTCTTTGGGTGAGATCCTGGCCGGCATCTTGGGTATTGAAAAAGTTCGTCTGTTCCCGTGCGGCGGTGGCGATGACATGGCTGCTGAGCGTGAACAGTGGACCGATGGTTCCAACACCTTGACGCTTTCCCCGGGCAAGATCGTCGTTTACAAGCGCAACTTCGAGACGAATAAATCCTTGAAGGAAGCCGGATTTGAAGTCATCGAGCTCGACGCAGACAACCTGACGGTCGGTCGTGGCGGCCCGCGCTGCATGTCCATGCCGTTGATTCGTGAAAACTAA
- a CDS encoding glutamine--tRNA ligase/YqeY domain fusion protein — protein sequence MNWETTNFIHQIIEEESAPGGRVYGQQIVTRFPPEPNGFLHIGHAKAINMDFGTALKYGGICNLRMDDTNPVKEDTVFVESIQEDIHWLGFDWGDRFYFASDYFERMFEAAIVLIKKGLAYVDDLSAEEMRAYRGTLTEPGKPSPWRDRSVDENLDLFQRMRDGAFADGEKTLRAKIDLASGNINMRDPVIYRIAHQHHHRQGDKWCIYPMYDFAHPIEDAIEGITHSLCSLEFENHRPLYDWVVGNTDMPHKPRQIEFARLNLTHTVMSKRKLRTLVEKGLVDGWDDPRLPTIQGLRRRGFTPQSIRNFCERIGMTKTDSMVDARFLDYCVREDLNEHAPRAMAVLDPIMLVIDNYPEDKTDICTIANHPKDPSMGTHTIPFGKKIWIEREDFMIQPPKKYYRLFPGNEVRLQNAYIVKATDYELDENGNVKVVHATYDPESFGGTAPDGRKIRGTIHWVPVNEGVTAEVRLYDRLFTVENPDGEDADYQELLNPESLTILSNAVVEPWLAEKHEDSIRYQFMRKGYFCEDRHYSTPEKHIYNRVVTLRDSFNPESEPTQH from the coding sequence ATGAACTGGGAGACTACCAACTTTATACATCAAATTATTGAGGAAGAATCTGCACCCGGCGGACGTGTTTACGGACAACAGATCGTCACCCGCTTTCCACCGGAGCCGAACGGATTTTTACATATCGGTCATGCGAAAGCGATCAATATGGATTTCGGTACTGCATTGAAATACGGCGGCATATGCAATTTGCGTATGGATGATACCAATCCGGTTAAAGAAGATACCGTATTTGTCGAATCCATTCAGGAAGATATTCACTGGCTCGGCTTTGACTGGGGCGATCGCTTCTACTTCGCGTCCGATTACTTTGAACGTATGTTCGAAGCGGCCATTGTCCTCATTAAAAAAGGACTGGCCTATGTGGATGATCTTTCCGCTGAGGAAATGCGCGCCTATCGCGGCACGCTTACCGAACCCGGAAAACCAAGCCCCTGGCGAGATCGTAGCGTGGACGAAAATCTCGATCTTTTCCAACGCATGCGTGATGGGGCGTTTGCAGACGGTGAAAAAACGCTGCGCGCAAAAATTGATCTTGCGTCCGGCAATATCAATATGCGCGATCCCGTTATCTACCGAATTGCGCATCAGCATCACCATCGCCAAGGAGATAAATGGTGCATTTATCCCATGTACGACTTTGCCCACCCCATCGAGGATGCCATCGAAGGCATCACGCATTCCCTCTGTTCCTTGGAGTTTGAGAATCATCGTCCGCTCTATGATTGGGTCGTAGGCAACACGGATATGCCCCATAAACCGCGGCAAATCGAATTTGCGCGTCTCAATCTTACGCATACCGTTATGAGCAAGCGAAAATTACGCACTTTGGTGGAGAAAGGGTTGGTTGACGGATGGGACGATCCGCGTCTACCGACCATTCAGGGCTTGCGTCGGCGCGGCTTTACTCCGCAAAGCATCCGTAATTTCTGTGAGCGCATCGGCATGACGAAGACCGACAGCATGGTGGATGCTCGCTTCCTTGATTATTGTGTACGAGAAGATCTCAATGAACATGCTCCGCGTGCGATGGCGGTATTAGATCCTATTATGCTTGTCATCGATAATTATCCGGAGGATAAGACGGATATCTGCACCATCGCCAATCATCCCAAGGATCCGTCCATGGGAACACACACCATTCCCTTCGGTAAGAAGATCTGGATCGAACGCGAAGATTTTATGATTCAGCCACCGAAGAAGTACTATCGTCTCTTCCCCGGCAATGAAGTGCGCCTCCAAAACGCGTATATCGTCAAGGCAACGGATTATGAGTTGGATGAAAACGGCAATGTGAAAGTGGTCCATGCCACCTATGATCCGGAATCCTTTGGTGGCACGGCACCGGATGGCCGGAAAATTCGCGGTACCATTCACTGGGTGCCGGTGAACGAAGGCGTCACGGCGGAAGTACGTCTTTACGATCGTCTCTTTACGGTGGAGAATCCGGATGGTGAAGATGCGGATTACCAAGAGCTGTTGAATCCGGAATCGCTCACGATCCTTTCGAATGCCGTTGTGGAACCATGGCTTGCCGAAAAGCATGAGGATTCCATTCGCTATCAGTTTATGCGTAAAGGGTATTTCTGCGAGGATCGCCATTATTCGACGCCGGAAAAGCATATTTACAATCGCGTCGTAACGCTTCGTGACAGTTTTAACCCGGAAAGCGAACCGACGCAACACTAA
- a CDS encoding YfhO family protein, whose amino-acid sequence MAQKKHVPRKKNTIFLVLLSFLLPLLLLTPAFIYSGIFPFGDHTTLAVDLRNQYVGFFEAFRRLTTDPGGLLFNFTKGPGGIMSATDAYYLCSPFNFLFLLFSSSQLPLAVEAIQLLKVCFSALTFSLLLIKREHGDDWRTLLFSSCYALMSFTMANLLNVMWLDLLYMTPLVILFLERMLDGKSPVPYILSLALSVIINFYMAYMLCIFLVLYAVWTIVRRTSALRGSFFFKTKQCIIQFLRFLLFSFIAGTLTAWLLFPNLYTLLLSKGPYQENVVADLSLRYPPLDPLSRLIPAAFDYDQVSNGYANIYVGLVPSILTLFYFANPRITKRERFCSLLLVLFLLLSMNMKKLNIFWHGMQYPIWYNYRFSWVFSFFTLLIAFRGFRRMKRVSIVQTGLVFVFYAVLLLYLGIQKVQNQDAYSFLTIFHLIATFVLIVLLLILFQQWSKEKHTLQMASFLLLLFTFLDLTINSAVYTACFSYETYTEFAFYDQQMQEALSPILPPDNDFYRIEKTFMHDNNDGMRFNYSGLTHFNSTYEYNTIELLSSLGFSRGRASTAGGNATKLTDALFGIRYYLDGKYQADVEGVMKEGVGCFQSKSHRPDVRDMTPVAQYRYIDVYENPWCMPFGMLAEKEVASLDAGRMNPMDFQDHIANMLDGRDGEEINYFEHVTLPAPTLENLRQESGGGEMKTYLRVSSDKEEIARLNYSIQTQGNRSAYVTISETLNSSNSFVYLDDEQIGNKRSGEVTTSQILNISGAKDGAKTQKLSIQMHNKKERFSINHMALFTLNEEALRRAVEYQRQNGLKLTHFSSTAFSGTFQADKDTSYLLLSLPYDEGWKAKLDGEAVKTVRVLNALTAIPVSPGEHSLEMTFHVPLLLPGLCLTVGGVVFLFGIVRSTRTKKRSSYQSNTEQRAS is encoded by the coding sequence TTGGCGCAAAAAAAGCATGTGCCACGGAAAAAGAATACGATTTTTCTTGTTCTGCTGAGCTTTCTTCTTCCGCTCCTCCTTTTAACGCCGGCCTTTATATACTCCGGCATCTTTCCTTTCGGGGATCACACAACATTGGCGGTCGATCTGCGTAATCAGTATGTTGGATTTTTTGAGGCCTTTCGGCGTTTGACGACCGATCCCGGCGGACTGCTCTTTAACTTTACGAAGGGACCCGGCGGGATCATGAGCGCAACAGATGCGTATTACCTGTGCAGTCCGTTCAATTTCCTTTTTTTGCTTTTTTCCTCCTCACAGCTTCCCTTGGCCGTCGAAGCGATTCAACTGCTCAAGGTCTGTTTTTCGGCGCTCACCTTTTCCCTTCTGTTGATAAAAAGGGAGCATGGCGATGATTGGCGCACACTGCTTTTTTCGAGCTGCTATGCGCTGATGTCTTTTACCATGGCCAATCTTTTGAATGTGATGTGGTTGGATCTACTGTATATGACTCCGCTCGTCATCCTTTTTTTGGAGCGAATGTTGGATGGGAAAAGCCCGGTTCCCTATATTCTGTCACTAGCACTTTCCGTCATTATCAATTTTTACATGGCCTATATGCTATGTATCTTTTTGGTGCTTTATGCCGTTTGGACCATTGTGCGTCGCACGTCTGCCCTGCGCGGCTCGTTCTTTTTCAAAACTAAGCAGTGCATTATCCAGTTCTTGCGCTTCTTGCTGTTCTCCTTTATTGCAGGAACCTTAACGGCGTGGCTTCTTTTTCCGAACTTATACACCCTTTTGCTGAGCAAGGGGCCGTATCAGGAAAATGTCGTTGCGGATCTTTCTTTACGGTATCCCCCGCTCGACCCACTTTCGCGCTTGATCCCTGCTGCCTTTGATTATGATCAGGTATCCAATGGATACGCGAACATTTATGTCGGATTGGTTCCTTCCATATTGACCCTGTTTTATTTTGCCAATCCACGCATCACGAAACGGGAACGCTTCTGTTCTCTTTTGTTGGTGCTTTTCCTGCTGCTTTCGATGAACATGAAGAAGCTGAACATCTTCTGGCATGGCATGCAATATCCCATCTGGTATAACTATCGCTTTTCTTGGGTTTTCAGCTTTTTTACACTGCTGATTGCGTTTCGTGGCTTTCGACGTATGAAACGGGTCTCCATCGTTCAAACGGGACTTGTTTTCGTGTTCTATGCGGTGCTATTGCTCTATCTTGGAATTCAAAAAGTACAGAACCAAGACGCATACTCCTTCCTCACTATTTTTCATCTGATAGCGACCTTTGTTTTGATCGTTTTGCTGCTGATTCTTTTTCAACAATGGAGCAAGGAAAAGCACACCCTGCAGATGGCCTCTTTTCTTTTGTTGCTGTTTACTTTTTTGGATCTAACGATTAATTCTGCGGTCTATACAGCGTGCTTTTCCTATGAAACCTATACCGAATTTGCTTTTTATGATCAACAGATGCAGGAGGCACTCTCCCCGATTCTTCCGCCGGACAATGATTTTTATCGCATCGAGAAAACTTTTATGCACGATAACAATGATGGTATGCGTTTTAATTATAGCGGCTTAACGCATTTTAATTCCACGTATGAATATAACACGATTGAGTTGCTTTCCAGCCTCGGCTTTTCGCGCGGACGCGCCTCTACGGCCGGAGGCAATGCAACGAAGCTCACGGATGCTTTGTTCGGCATTCGTTACTATTTGGACGGAAAGTATCAGGCGGACGTAGAAGGCGTGATGAAGGAGGGCGTCGGTTGTTTTCAATCGAAGTCGCATCGTCCGGATGTCCGGGACATGACTCCTGTTGCGCAGTATCGCTACATTGATGTATATGAAAATCCGTGGTGTATGCCATTTGGTATGCTGGCGGAAAAAGAAGTGGCTTCCCTTGATGCGGGAAGAATGAATCCCATGGATTTTCAGGACCATATCGCCAATATGCTCGACGGACGGGATGGAGAAGAAATCAACTACTTTGAGCATGTAACGCTTCCGGCTCCCACACTGGAGAATCTTCGACAAGAATCGGGCGGCGGAGAGATGAAAACCTATCTTCGCGTTTCATCGGATAAAGAGGAAATCGCTCGGCTGAACTATTCCATTCAAACGCAGGGAAACCGTTCCGCTTACGTCACGATTTCCGAAACACTCAATTCCTCAAATTCCTTTGTGTATTTGGACGACGAACAGATCGGCAATAAACGATCCGGTGAAGTCACCACATCGCAAATCCTTAATATCTCCGGCGCAAAGGATGGAGCTAAAACGCAGAAATTATCCATTCAGATGCATAACAAAAAAGAACGCTTTTCGATCAACCACATGGCACTTTTCACCTTGAACGAGGAAGCGTTACGTCGTGCGGTGGAGTATCAGCGCCAAAACGGTTTAAAGCTGACGCATTTTTCTTCCACGGCTTTCTCCGGTACCTTCCAGGCGGATAAGGATACTTCCTATCTCCTTCTTTCTCTTCCCTATGATGAGGGATGGAAAGCAAAGCTTGATGGAGAAGCTGTGAAAACTGTACGGGTTCTGAATGCACTGACGGCCATCCCCGTTTCCCCCGGAGAACATTCGCTGGAGATGACCTTTCATGTTCCACTTCTTTTGCCCGGGCTTTGTCTCACCGTGGGAGGCGTTGTTTTTCTGTTCGGCATCGTTCGAAGCACGCGAACAAAAAAACGCTCTTCCTACCAGAGCAATACGGAGCAAAGAGCATCATGA